GAATCCGCTCTACCGCCTTGTCCATATCATGTAGTAAATAGGGATCGTGAAGGTCTTCTAAGCTTGGTTGTATGAAAGTATGCAATTCTTCCGCCGAATGGATACCACGTTCATACAGCAACTTAGCCGCTACCGGGTCCACTCCTTCTTTTTTAGCAATTTTGATAAATTGTTCATCAGAAAAACCGGTCAATAATTGCCAGTCATAATTGGGTTTTATCACGTTTTTTTACTCCTTAATACTCAAAATCACAAGTAACCTGTAACTTTTTCGAGTATAAACTATCTTTCTATTATATCATTTTCCAAGAAAAATGGAGCAAGGTAAGACCGAAACAGAATATCGATCCCTTGCTCCATGAAGAACTAATAGTGCAATTTATAATAACGGCGAAATAATTCGCAGTAGGGCTCCTCCCAAACGCTTATACCAAGAGTACGTTTTATGGAAGGTTAGAAGGTTAATTTGCTGTGATTTTTTGAAGGAATGAGTAAAGTCATCCTTAATAGCTGCCAAAACTGCTGAGTGATTGTAAATATAGAGACCGCACTCAAAATTAAGATAAAAAGAGCGAAAATCCATATTCACCGTACCAACAGTAGCTTTCTTATCATCGACCAAAACAACTTTGGAATGGACAAATCCAGGCTGGAATTCAAAGATTTCAATTCCTGCTTCCAAGTAAGTCGGAAAATCAGTACGAGCAGCCAAATAGGCTGATTTTTTATCATAGATATGCGGGAGCAGAATGCGAACCTCGACTCCACGCTTCGCAGCATAAGTCAAATTATCAATCATTTCATCATCCAACACTAAGTAGGGTGTCATGATATAAATATAATCCGTTGCCGACTGAATCATGTCTAGGCAGACTCGTTTGGCTACCTCATCTCCATCAAATGGATTCTCGCCATACGGAAGGAAGAAACCTTCAGCATCAATGGTTTCCGTCTCTAAATCTTTATGCGTTTTGAGGTATTGTAGATCATCTGTCTCTGTCTTTTCATTGTAATTCCACATTTGAAGGAACATCAACGTAAAGTTTGCAACAGCTTCTCCCCTAATCATAATCGCTGCGTCTTTCCAGTAACCAAAACGCACTTTCTTGTTGATGTATTCATCTGCGATATTAATGCCACCAGTAAAGGCAACCTTTCCATCAATAATCGCAATTTTTCTATGGTCACGGTTATTTTGCACTGTAGATAAGGCTGGGATAATTTGAGAAAATACTTTGGCTTTTATCCCATATTTTCTCAAGGTTTTATAGTAATTATAGGGAAGATTGGTCAGTGAATTCATCCCATCATACATAAAACGAACTTCCACCCCTTGCGCTGCCTTTTCCTTCAAAATGTCAAGGATGGAATCCCACATATATCCCATATCGACAATAAAGTACTCCATGAAAATATACTGCTCTGCCTTTTTCAATTCTTCTAGTAGAGCTTCAAATTTTTTCTGACCTGTCGAAAAATAGACGGCATCCGTATTGGTATGAATTGGGTAGCCAACGTACTCACTCATAAAGTGAGCTAATTTCAGTTGCTCCTTATCTTCCCGCTCTAATGCCTTCATGACCTTTTCAGACGTCTTACTATACTCCCGAAGTCTTTGTGCTTGCTTATGAAAATTTTTACGATAGCGTTTGGTTTCGATGTTGGACTGCAAAATAAAATAGAATAGAGCACCAAAAATCGGAATACCAATGACAAAAACAATCCAGGTTAACTTAAAACTGGTATTCATCGGTCTATTGATGATTGAAATAGCTACAAAAATCGAAAAAATTTGCAAAACAATCAATAAAGCAGGCATATAGGTAGCTGCCGAACCTACCAACCATAGAATAAGGAAAATGGTTAGAACAATCAAACTAATGACGATAAAGGTCCGACTGTATATAATTTTCCAAAGTTTTTCCATACATCTCTCCCTTATTTTTTTTACCATTATAACAGATTTTAGTTCATTATCCTACTCAAAATAAATAGTCTTTATGATCCGATATTTCTGAATATTTTAAATATATAAACATATTCAATTTATATTGTAAAGACATATATTTTTTGATAAGATAGGCATGAAATAACCCGTTTTAATTTACTACCCCGTACACATTATCAAAAGGAGGAAGTTCGTATGAAACTTTCATATAAGAAAAGGCTGTTGAATCAAGTCCTACTTGCCTCAACGGTTCTTTTGGCTGCATCTCTCACTCAGGGAACGGTCTTCGCAAATACAGAGGAGATGCCAACTACTGCTAGTGAAACAGTGACTCCACTGCCTGAAGAGACTCCTATCACGGAAACTAGCACAAGCGAAGCTACAGATAATCTTGTAGAAGGGAAGGAGACAGAAAAACAAACTGAAGAAATAGCAGATACTTCTCCTACACCTGTTTCCACAGAAGAAGATACAACATCTTCCGAGCCCAATGCCGAGGAAACTACGCTCAAATCAGCTAATAATGATAGTCAGGATCCTACAGAAGAAAAATCTGCCGTACCAACTATTGATACAATTACACTCGAAACAAAAACTGTCTATCTATCGGAAGCAGTCACTATCACAGAATCCGTCACTCTTCCAGATACGACTGAAAAAATAGAATGGACATTGGATGGAAAGCCTATCTCCGAATGGAAAACATGGAATTTGAAAGAGGGAGATTTCACAGGCGATACATTTATCACAGTAGAAGAAAGCAGACAGGATAACCAACTTCATTTGAATATCCAGCTCGCAGCTCTCTTTGGAGAAGATTTGAGTAAACGGACACCGAGTAATATTCGCCGTACCTATCGACATTTTATAAAAGATATGCTATTGGAAGGTACTAGTGCCGATGGAAACTTGATAATTTCAAAAACTCTTCATTTCCGTCCTTATGAAGCCTACCGTACACATGAGGAAATGTTGACAGAGATTGAGGAAACTAAAAATAATGCCGCGACCGACCGCCTAGTAAGGATTGAGTCAATTGGTCAATCAGCTGAAGGTAGAGATATAAAAATGGCCGTTGTGGCTAAAGATCAAGCAAGTATTGATAAATATCTTACTGAAACAACGCCACTCATGCTGACCCAACCCGACCAAATGCTGAAAGAGTTGCAAGCTGGAACCTTCGACTATAAATTACCTATTCTCATCAACAACACTCATGCTGATGAACAACCCGGCATAGATGTAGTAACTAGCCTATTCAAAGAATTTGCACAAAAAGATACCATCACCTTCCCATCTACAGATGCCGATGGAAATCCTGTTACTCTTCATTTAAAAGTGACAGATTTGTTAGATAAATTTATCTTCTTGTTCAATTTCACAGAAAATCCTGATGGCGATGTTAAAAACTTGCGTTCACTAGTAAATGGTTTGGACCCTAACCGCGATACTGGTTTCCAAGTGAATCCAGAAACACAAGCCATCGTCCGTCAAATCCACAAATGGAATCCAATATCTGTTTTAGATATTCATGGTTTTGTATCTGGATTTCTCATCGAGCCTGCCACTCCGCCACATGACCCGAACTTTGAATATGATTTACTAGCCGATATTATGCTGGAAAAAGCTCACGAAATGGGCCGAGCAGGTATTGCAAATTCTAAATATGAACGCTACACCATTCCTAAAGTCCACTGGGGAGATGGTTGGGACGATTCCTTCTCAGGCTATACAGCGGTGTATGCAATGTACCACGGTATTCTTGGACACACGATTGAAATTCCAGAAGGAAATCAAGAATCATTCAAGGCGGGATTCTTTGCTGTTTTGGGCGGTGTTCACAATATGGCAACCAAGCCAGACAGTCTCATGGAAATGCGTCTCAAATACTATTCACGCGGTGTCAATAAGGTAGAAGATCCAAAAGCAGAGTCTGAATTAGTCGGACCAGACGGAGCTGTTGTCGGACGTGTCAAAAAAGACCAGCCAAAATTCTTCCCAGACTACTATGTGATTCCTATGACGCTCGATAAACACAACGATATGCAAGAAGCATTTAAGATGATTGAATATTTCAATCGTAATGGGGTTGTTGTCAAGGAATTAACTGAAGATGTTGGAAACTTCCGCAAGGGCGACCTAGTTGTCGATATGGCTCAAGCCAAACGAGGATTCGCTAACCATGTCCTCTACGCTGGTTCTGATGAATCTGCTTGGGGAGCCATGTATGCTGAATTGGTGGTCAACTTCCCAGATATGAAAGGCTTTAGCGCCAAGGCTATATTTGAAGAAAATGCCTTTAGCGGCAAATTAGGTAGCATCACATGGACAAAAGCTCCACGTACTACAGAAATTGATTTCAAAGCGCCTTACTATATCGTTGCAAACACATCTGAAAGCGCCGTTCAGGCCATTAATCAAGCCATCAAATCAGGTGCTAAGGTCTACCTTACAGACGATGGCTACATCATGGAAACTAACCAATTTAGCCACTTACTGGACACCTATGCTCTATACGGCGAGCCTCTCTATAAGAAGCCTCTTGGACAAGAATTGAAAGCAATGAAGGTGTATGCTCCTTCTCACTCTTATAGTTGGGCAGGCGACTTTGCCATTCTTGCAAATGCTGCACTTGCGGTAGAACGAATGGGCTTTGAAATTGTCAATAGCGCAGATGAGGCTGATGCTATCATTCTCGAATCTGATCAATTCGATGCCAGTGTATTTGGTAAGAAACCAATTATCATCGTAGGTGGTGTCGCCATGCAAAAACTGGAGGAATTAGGAATCTTAGCAGGTTTCAATGCGGAACAATTTACAGATGGTGGTGACTATGAAGGTCTCATGCG
This region of Streptococcus suis genomic DNA includes:
- the cls gene encoding cardiolipin synthase gives rise to the protein MEKLWKIIYSRTFIVISLIVLTIFLILWLVGSAATYMPALLIVLQIFSIFVAISIINRPMNTSFKLTWIVFVIGIPIFGALFYFILQSNIETKRYRKNFHKQAQRLREYSKTSEKVMKALEREDKEQLKLAHFMSEYVGYPIHTNTDAVYFSTGQKKFEALLEELKKAEQYIFMEYFIVDMGYMWDSILDILKEKAAQGVEVRFMYDGMNSLTNLPYNYYKTLRKYGIKAKVFSQIIPALSTVQNNRDHRKIAIIDGKVAFTGGINIADEYINKKVRFGYWKDAAIMIRGEAVANFTLMFLQMWNYNEKTETDDLQYLKTHKDLETETIDAEGFFLPYGENPFDGDEVAKRVCLDMIQSATDYIYIMTPYLVLDDEMIDNLTYAAKRGVEVRILLPHIYDKKSAYLAARTDFPTYLEAGIEIFEFQPGFVHSKVVLVDDKKATVGTVNMDFRSFYLNFECGLYIYNHSAVLAAIKDDFTHSFKKSQQINLLTFHKTYSWYKRLGGALLRIISPLL
- a CDS encoding M14 family zinc carboxypeptidase; translation: MKLSYKKRLLNQVLLASTVLLAASLTQGTVFANTEEMPTTASETVTPLPEETPITETSTSEATDNLVEGKETEKQTEEIADTSPTPVSTEEDTTSSEPNAEETTLKSANNDSQDPTEEKSAVPTIDTITLETKTVYLSEAVTITESVTLPDTTEKIEWTLDGKPISEWKTWNLKEGDFTGDTFITVEESRQDNQLHLNIQLAALFGEDLSKRTPSNIRRTYRHFIKDMLLEGTSADGNLIISKTLHFRPYEAYRTHEEMLTEIEETKNNAATDRLVRIESIGQSAEGRDIKMAVVAKDQASIDKYLTETTPLMLTQPDQMLKELQAGTFDYKLPILINNTHADEQPGIDVVTSLFKEFAQKDTITFPSTDADGNPVTLHLKVTDLLDKFIFLFNFTENPDGDVKNLRSLVNGLDPNRDTGFQVNPETQAIVRQIHKWNPISVLDIHGFVSGFLIEPATPPHDPNFEYDLLADIMLEKAHEMGRAGIANSKYERYTIPKVHWGDGWDDSFSGYTAVYAMYHGILGHTIEIPEGNQESFKAGFFAVLGGVHNMATKPDSLMEMRLKYYSRGVNKVEDPKAESELVGPDGAVVGRVKKDQPKFFPDYYVIPMTLDKHNDMQEAFKMIEYFNRNGVVVKELTEDVGNFRKGDLVVDMAQAKRGFANHVLYAGSDESAWGAMYAELVVNFPDMKGFSAKAIFEENAFSGKLGSITWTKAPRTTEIDFKAPYYIVANTSESAVQAINQAIKSGAKVYLTDDGYIMETNQFSHLLDTYALYGEPLYKKPLGQELKAMKVYAPSHSYSWAGDFAILANAALAVERMGFEIVNSADEADAIILESDQFDASVFGKKPIIIVGGVAMQKLEELGILAGFNAEQFTDGGDYEGLMRAIIDDKDPLTSGYAMNGLFYSNSGNWIEGIPEGFKTLVKIADKDYYIAGWWPGHDKLANKIVAIAGNYQDQPVFIYAGNPTNKVHPVHFFRWVSNALFGSQLATLEDLPAVEILVPQPEMPKNILDEAPKTTTVVHTTKSTDAKQLPQTGEKTNYIAIALGSLLLGSISLRRKKRS